agcggatgcctgaaaatcatataagttaggtaaaatataaaatcatgcagatttagattcagattatatattaacactttaaatgtacctcttttagtgatgcaacagactcctcctcctgtaaaatccctttacccttaattgcgggttttataggagcagtctaaaattaaaatgtaaaaaataattaataaacggtttagaattgacattcgaaaactaaatgattcataatcgttttcaatatacctcatcactaatggtaatgagctccgagggccatgcaacaaatgatcctattgcatctcgcagcaatgtcgtctctgagaccatgtcaggtaccagtagcatcgcatcatgatctactacaacatccaccgatactttcaggtgtccatccgggagcggtctatggtgaagtaaatctcccacagtgttgtgcacttttcccttgccaactaggcaaTAATACGGTGcggataagtatagttggcaagaagaaatgccctaaaccaatagtaaatataaagtcattatcgttgataaaatagaacaatttgtaaggaaaaaaattataattacctcgggaaatttcctttgacagttgatactagccttatcactagtttctttcaccgatgaagtgttgcacttttctctcatatacatctctttatctctttgcaattcagagacttgtgcttgcaattcccgcaacttttgcaacacttcttcattggtaggatttcttctcctaggactcttgtaaaaagaggttggagtcacaccatgacccttacccctcacccgaccgggatactcaggagcatctagtgctctactaagtacgctcccctcaccggtggatgccgattgcgacaaggtctcctgtaattcatttacattaaaaaatcatttatatattaaaaaacatttgatttaattaaagacacagtattatacttacacattcagtaaaaactctctgaacttcgagatcgacagcttgattcttgcccacacgagcttccctccacaacacatgtacaggaagtgaggtttcctcacttttagtctcctctaactatgcattgacacaaatgataaaatcgtcaaataaaacacatttagacaattaattaaaacgcatttctatttacttacaattttatcctccaagcgtgcatatcccaaacgcccttttttgtatggatatgcgggttttgatgctctcgcgctatttgtgacactccttttccgaaaatcttcatctctttgctttacaaacttaacccaatcttcttcatcaatgaagatctcatacttttttggccgtcccggcgcctcttcaagaaagtttccatctttatccttaagatagttatttgtcaaaaaagctttccaccctctatatctttttccggccaaactaagtatgtagcgtctacgctcatctggtatgtcaaaagtcctctgcaaaaaaacatacgcatagtgtgttagtataagtaatgtaaacaatttatcgtcaagataataacaacaaccatatatggtatatacctgaagctcttcccaaatcgcttttttttcgcatccaagtcttcgctttttagattccatttagctacggagactggaatatgcatacgaacaagtgtaccaatgtagcttgtcaactttgcagaattaggaccaattggctgtaattcagaattccattccaaagggtatactaatccttggtctctatgtcgaatgattcccttcataatggtgatgcctcgtgcaacttcttttgcttcagtatcaggtggagcatttgtatccggagcatctctttcttgattatctctttcttgtgagttttcttgtgagttttcaggtggagcatctctatccggagccatttaacctgtatcaaacaaactaaagcacattagtacactattaataagctaacaatctatacaagtcaaatggaagtcaaaccatgcatgtacaagtgtatcggaaacgaaatcggtacaaatcaaaataagcgtcaaaaaagaaagttgtcggaattgaacgaaatttacatggctatggtaaaacgtccccacggactcaaaaataaagtcggttttccgaaattcagaccctaagcccgacttttgattacgggcagaagcaaaaccgataaaaaaaacagtcccgaaatgtaaagataagtgcatgagcagctccggaatcgtcaaaatagtatagttacatgtaaagaagtcgacaaacggatacatggttcaaaagttatgtacaaaacgagaatatgcaccaaaattgaataagtactatactattgattaaaacaatcggtacaaattgaataaaacaaattagtcggaatatatatactattacctttatcactaacgtctctttcttttcttggtaggattgtgttctacgcgtctcttaacaacgcggacggttggattgatccaaataccctcattatgatcatttctagtacaagattcattctcattttgatcgtttcttgtacaagattcaatgccaacaccaatatcaccttgatcttcaatgttttcatcaactattttgttagataaaagcactatagaccatttcgtacttgtcggatcattgacatagaacacttgtttagcttgagaggctagaatgaaaggctcatctttgtaccctaccctattgagatccacttgcaaaaatcctgacttatccattcgtatgccactattattttcaacccacttgcaaccaaatacaggaatctgaaacttcgcgtaatcaaacaccaaaatgcgctcgataaccccaaaatatgacaaatttgcaaatttcggatttaagtcattcgcacttgatatgtgcattgcttcagctaccaaggtaacaccactattttgcatagtacttttatcatcctgttctttggtataaaatgtgtatccattaatagcgtatgcgctataagaaagcacaattacagttggaccataggctaaacatctcaacctttctgttactgaagcaggatctgaacgatactttgaataaatatgatccctaaaccacggtatgaaacttcgattgtgctctcgtactatccagttctcatttctatttggatttaaatctcggagaacaaccttgtgcatttcaacatacggctcaacctcaatctcattgtgcagaacatacaagtgcgcttgatcccgttcgaccattgatactgtcacaactttatttccaattagcctttttccttcttttttttcgacaatatgagatttggggagtccaattgattgaacatttgacagatattcagtacaaaactcaaccgcttcttcaacaacgtatcgttcggcaatacaaccctccggtcgacttctgtttttcacgtacccttttaatattttcatataacgttcagcagggtacatccatctcatataagctggtccgcacaattgtgtctctttcacaagatgaacgactagatgaaccattatgtcaaaaaacgagggaggaaaatacatttcaagatcacataaagtaacaactatctctttttgcaatgttggtaagatcgcgggatcgaccaccttactgcaaattgacctgaagaagaaacacagcttagttattgcgcttcttactttttctggcagaatagaacgtatacctattggtaaaaaatgttccattataacatgacaatcatgcgtcttcaaactctttaacttgaggtctttcatggacacaagtcttctaatatctgaagagtagccttctggaactttaacttcactgaggaacttacacaatgttttcttctcctttctagatagagtgtaaacagcaagtggcagatatgttcgtcttcctttcgtcacgggtcccaattcagttctcattcccatgtttaccatgtccttccttatgttaaggccatccttagactttccttgtatattgagtaacgtacctatgacgctgtcaaatacatttttttcaatatgcataacatccaggaaatgtctttcgtacaacgacttccaatatggaagttcaaaaaaaattgacttcttcttccacccacccttgacaagtgaatgtgcaaaaggtttgccaaactgagtgctcacatctttcaccttttcaaaaatttgatcacctgacaaaaaaggcggggctgtaccatgttcggcctttccgttgaatgattttctccacccacggtagtgatgattagaatttaagaatctacgatggccgagaaagacattcttctgacaaagctccaatcgtgtcgtatcagtttcatcttcacaaacgggacacgccttttgacctttattgctgtacccggatagatttctgtatgctggaaaatcattaattgttccaaacaacatcgccctcaagttgaaactttccttcctatacccatcgtaaacctccacaccgttctcccacaaaaactttaaatcttcgattaagggtgccaagtatacgtctatgtcattccctggttgtttaggcccagaaattagcatagataacatcatgtacttacacttcatacatagccacggaggtaggttatagatcataagaatcacaggccatgtgctatgcgagatactttgaataccatgcgggttcattccatcagtagacaatgacaaccgaaggtttcttgcttcttttccaaattcaggataatcagtatcaactttcatccattgtggtgagtctgccggatgtcgcaactttccatcaataattctttcatctgcatgccaagtcaagtgtcttgaatcggtctcactacgatacatgcgtctaaatctcggaattataggaaaataccataagactttagcaggagacaactttttcttatatcgaggggcaccacatttaggacactcattcaacactgcatactcgtttcgaaacaaaacgcaatcgtttggacatgcatgtatcttatcatagctcatgccaatagaggacaacatctttttggcttcatacgttcgattgggaagaacattatcctctggtagcatatctttcataagggctaataactctgtgaaacttttatccgaccatccattgtccgcctttaagttgtacaactttaacaccgcagacaatcttgtgaattttgaacaaccatcatacaacggtttctctgcatcgcttaccaacctctcaaacattttgggacaatccgcaagatcttcttcaagcgcttctgcaatctcttcgactcgatcgcaatcgtatgtgtctgtgcaatcgtcgtttgaagcatacttcctattacaactcgactcagcattcccgttacttttctcaccatgcattgtccaacatgtataacttctatcaattccaaaccgtagtaaatgggatgccaacttattcccgtcaaacttacccccataacagcaacctaagcaaggacacgacattcgaagcgggtctttggagtgcgcaaccgcaaactcaacgaattcccatacccctttctcgtactctttcgacaatcggtttgaattcatccatgtcttatccatgtcttaattaagctaaacaaatgcttcttggtttctctatcaggtactaaggaattctgtcaagataataaatagctatcatcataatagaatacctaatcagaatacctaatcagaatacccgatttcttaaagaagacattaccttatttcaaggtaatataagtccacaaaccaaaaaattggttgagagacactaaattgatattaaatagaaccataaacaataaactataagcagaaaataacaaactataagcaagaagaaagggatagtaacctgagttagacttgatgtgggagatggtagatttgaatcggcgttgtacaagtagaaaccagagacttcaaagtaactgtaaaattaaacacacacacacgatgcagttaaatacaaatatcataaaagtgaaggaagtatatgcaaactgtagcacaaactacaatgattttagaagtagaaaccaGATTCCATAAAACACAGTTTCAGAATAGTGCAGACACATACATTCATATCTCATTCAGAGaatattgaataaaagaaaatcatAAGCTTCCATGATATTTATATACAAGTTATTTCCTTCTAGACAAAACAGAAGCATACCAACAATTTTGTTAAATGAAAACTCAACCATTAAGTTGGTGAAACCAATAAATAAGTCATACTGCATATATAAAGGAAGATATGCACAATTCACATGAAAGTAAACTCAACCATGGACGTAACCATTAAAAGAAAGTAGTAAGAGAGGATATTGAAAATGAAATCACTAgtaaaaatttgaaagagaataatgtaaaatttgaaagagaataatgtgaatgtttcccatctcatttcatttcagaaataaatatagatatttccttcttatctcttaaagtcaatttaatatatgagcatgttttaatatagtttaatccatttcaaaacttgtagaattccataaaccaaGTTGCAATAAAGTAGAGACATCAATATGAACTCATACATTAAATCCAAGACCAAACTAATACACCTTTTTCAATTTACAAAATAGCAAGAGGAAGAGTTGAAATGTTTGTATTACATTCAAACATGCTCATAGTGCACAACGATCATGGTTTAGAATAAAGATAGCATTTTCATTCTCAAAAAGATAAAGTAAAACCAATGGTGTTAACTGAATATGCATGTTAATAGGATTAACACTTACCGAAAACGAAGAAAAGAAGATGTTAGCACCACAACTGACACAGCAACACAGCAACACGACTTCGTGAGAGAAACAGCAACACAGCAACACAACAAATTAATTctgtaaaaatagattattaaacaAAATCAAGATTTTCTCTTAATCTAGGGTGATCAATTGATTCTGTAAAATGTATTGATTCTGTAAAATGTATTTTTCGTAATGACGAATCATATAAGCATAAGAATATAAACCCAGGTTACCTTCAGTTATATGAACAAAAACAAGTTACAGTAGAAGCGATTTCAGAATGCCGAAGAAGAAACATACCTCAAATGCCGAAGAAGAAGATATAAACCCAGATGCGATTTCAGAAGCTATTTTTCGTGCGATTCAAAAGCGATTTCGTGAGAGAAGAAACGATTTCGTGATTTCTGTAGGGTTTAGAAGCGATTTTGTGAGAAGATAGGGTTTATCATTTGAGAAGAATAAACGATTTTCGTGAGAGAAGAAAGAAATTAACGATActgattgttatttttttttaaatttcaattttgaaaggctactaaagcgcttctgaaaagcgctctcatagcctggtctataccagcgcttttgactaaaaagcgctctcattaaacccacctatagcagcgctttgaaaagcgctttaatagacaaccctaccagagcgcttttgaaaagcgctctcataccccccccttaccagagcgctttttaaaagcgctctcatacaccccctaccagagcgctttttaaaagcgctctcataccccccctaccagagcgcttttttttcatcattttccctttgtttattaatttgtttttagcgaaccctacgagagcgcttttgtctaaaagcgctttagtagctgcgctgctacagcttaattTTGGCGTAGTGATGTAGGACACGCTTTAAAACCTTGATCTGGAAAAAAAATAAGACCGATTAGAGTAGGTCTGCGaacattgtatttttttaatttaaaaattacaaaaatttatattaatatttgcgcacataaaaatataaaaaaaattagatatattAGAACAATCATATTAGAGGATGTGAGTCTAAAATTTTAGTCCACTCAACAAAAATTCAGGTAAAATAAATTTGCCCAATATACCAGCTCCTTTTGCCACGTAAGGTATAAATGAACCAGCTATTAGTGCCTCTCTTAAACTTACTAAAGGTCAGCAACTTAAAATATGAGACCAAAGCTTAAAAGTTTTGGTTTTTGATATATAAAATTAAGTTTAtaaattagtttaaaaaattaactttaaataaataaataaaataaaacatatttaataatctaatttttttaattgttttaaaaataaaaaattgaattaacttatttgatagatttatttttaaaacatagtttcaatttttttttttaaaaaaaaagaaaatttgatttatataaatttgatttatgataataataatttttattatattttattttaattttcctaaaatgaatatcaaatttaaattaatattagcattggtttattttatatataagcaCCTTTACCACTAGGCTATGATAATTTACTTGCCAAAATTTCACACAATCTATATTACTATAACTTAgttatttataacttattttattcaaataattatttaaatataattgaatatatatatatatatatatatatatatatatatatatatatatatatatatatatatatatatatatatatatatatatatatatatatataaaagttaaatgaaagtggaatatataattaaatatattaattgaaataattaaagaataaataattaaactaacataatatatataaaataaactgaaaataatattaatttaaaccaaaactaattatatataaaataattaaattgaaataatacatatataataaatcaaaactaatataaattgaaattataatttattctcataaatatataattttattatcacAAATAAACTGaaactatatataaatatttaaatattattaaatatattattcaatAATATATTATCCTAATATATCTAAACATAATCTATTTAATACATTAttcaattatatattatttattatttaaatgatttCAATTAGTTTCgatttattttatgtatatatattatttaagtttAATAATTTTATGCATAATTAGTTTCGGTATAAATTAATATTAGCTtcgatttattttatatattatttcagTTTAACTATTTATTctttaattatttcaattaatatatttaattatatatttcacTTTCATTTCACTTATATATTACTAAAATtacaattatatttaaataatttacaattttaaaaaagaaatatttgaataaaataaccCATAAATAActaagtaataataatatatagatTGTGTGAAATCTTAATAAGTAAATTGTCATAGTAACACCTCATAATTTATTTATAGGTAACACCCAcctcataattttttaaaacagtttgttaaccctaattttttcctAGAAGACACTAATTTCCCTTAGCTTTATTGGTTTAGTAATTCAATTTAGTTAGAATCTGTTTTTCTGTTGTTTAATAGTTTGTTTAGAAACTTGCACATGAAGTTAAGTGGTTGTTAGTAGTTTGTTTCATAGCTGTTACATCTCTTGATGTATAAATAGCTCCACATGCCTTGTAAATTTTTTCTAATGCGATAATCAATAAAAGTTGTCAAGCCTTATTCCTTTATATATTTTCTCTCCTTTCTCAAACTCTAAGAAACCCTAATACCTTTAATTCATTTGCAATTGCAAATCAGTTTTGTTTAGTGTTTCTTCATCATTTCATCCCTTGTTCCGTCGAGCTTTGTTTTCCTTTCTTTCGATGAAGCTTAAGAGCCTTTCACATTTTGATTCAAAGATTACATTAATGGATAATAATGGCGAGCATCCACAATGGATCAAGAGCAACCACACAAGTGAGAGAGACGACACTTTctaacccaaaaccttaaggcatTAGGTATATGGGTTGAATTTAAATGTGAAATTTAtggtatatttttaaaaattaatattttcaataaatatttatatatgttgGACAAATACTACAATACAACTCACATCTAATACGCTTTATTTTGTTGTAATTATCTTTATATTTGTATCTACGATATGAATATTTATCAAATTCATCATGGTTATTTTTACAATGTATCAAATAAGTGTGATCTTGATTGTCTTTTTTATAATCAGAATAAGTATGATTAATCAAGACCCATCTCAATAGATATTTAGGCTAAAATTACATCTAGGCCTTCTTATATTCACCAATCAATTTTTCCTAATAAGCGTACTAGGCCAATAAATGGGCcaattattgttttatttatagGTAACACCCAcctcataattttttaaaacagtttgttaaccctaattttttcctAGAAAATACCAATTTCCCATAACTTTGTTTTCCTTTCTTTCGATAAAGCTTATGAGTCTTTCACATTTTGATTCAAAGCTGACATTAATGGATAATGAGGGCGAGCATCCACAATGGGTCGAGAGCAATCACACAAGTGAGAGAGATGCCACATTctaacccaaaaccttaaggtattAGGTATATGGGTCTTATCACCTATAAAGTTCTCAATCTCCACTTTTTCAAGTAATGTGAGATTTCTAACTCCTAAAGTGTATCTCAACAATCTCCCTCTCAAGTGTGAGTTCATCCAATATACTTATCCTCAAGCGAAAGCTCTTTCATCCATATACATTTGTACCAATGTTGACACTGTTACCACATCTCTAGCACTTCAACAAGACACGCCACCTAACTACCACCAGATCAAGAATACTTTCAATACAAGGAGTCAACCCATTACTCAAACCACCAACTATGATATTGTATGAATATATTTGTAAAGGAGCCACAGGAATCGACACAAAAGATTCACTAAAGGAGGACGATGTAATAAGTCACCCGTATTGTTCTCCTACCTGCCTATTAATTAGAGTGGGCGTCGGTTTCTTAGTTGTGCCACCCTTTTCAGGGTTTACATGCACGTTT
This genomic window from Vicia villosa cultivar HV-30 ecotype Madison, WI unplaced genomic scaffold, Vvil1.0 ctg.003510F_1_1, whole genome shotgun sequence contains:
- the LOC131641087 gene encoding uncharacterized protein LOC131641087 encodes the protein MAPDRDAPPENSQENSQERDNQERDAPDTNAPPDTEAKEVARGITIMKGIIRHRDQGLVYPLEWNSELQPIGPNSAKLTSYIGTLVRMHIPVSVAKWNLKSEDLDAKKKRFGKSFRGLLTYQMSVDATYLVWPEKDIEGGKLF